A section of the Larus michahellis chromosome 1, bLarMic1.1, whole genome shotgun sequence genome encodes:
- the PLEKHA5 gene encoding pleckstrin homology domain-containing family A member 5 isoform X13, translating to MAAPAELSAERLRALPGSWSYGISQGGRVFFINEEAKSTTWLHPLTGEAVITGHRRSADLPTGWEEAYTFEGARYYVKLWTH from the exons ATGGCGGCCCCGGCGGAGCTGAGCGCGGAGCGGCTGCGGGCGCTGCCCGGCAGCTGGAGTTACGGGATCAGCCAGGGCGGCCGCGTCTTCTTCATCAA CGAGGAGGCGAAGAGCACGACCTGGCTGCACCCGCTCACCGGAGAGGCCGTGATCACCGGGCACCGCCGCAGCGCAG acttacccacaggtTGGGAGGAAGCTTATACTTTTGAAGGTGCAAGATATTATGTAAA